One genomic region from Nymphaea colorata isolate Beijing-Zhang1983 chromosome 10, ASM883128v2, whole genome shotgun sequence encodes:
- the LOC116261913 gene encoding ATP synthase delta chain, chloroplastic-like yields MNALQQSSLAFRLHTAALSSNAIPRAASGAAALRSSSISGISFPSLRLLRCAGRRKSGAAGATMVDTAASSYATALADVARANDTLEITSGDVEKIEKLFEDENVLEFFASPVIGLEKKQKVIDEMAAGSKLQPHTVNFLNILVEMKRVDIIREIVKEFEAVYNRLTDTELAVVTSVVKLEPHHLAQIAQTVQRLTGKKNVRIKTAIDPSLVAGFTVRYGSSGSKLIDMSVRKQLQEIAGNLDVKELVGSLKE; encoded by the coding sequence ATGAACGCCCTCCAGCAATCTTCCCTGGCATTCCGCCTCCACACAGCCGCCCTATCGTCAAACGCCATCCCCAGGGCTGCCAGCGGCGCCGCGGCCCTCCGTTCCTCCTCCATCTCCGGCATCTCTTTCCCCTCCCTCCGCCTCCTCCGCTGCGCCGGGCGGAGGAAATCCGGCGCTGCGGGGGCGACGATGGTGGACACAGCTGCGTCGAGCTACGCTACGGCCCTGGCGGACGTTGCCCGCGCCAACGACACGCTCGAGATCACGAGCGGCGATGTGGAGAAGATAGAGAAGCTCTTCGAGGACGAGAACGTGCTGGAGTTCTTCGCGAGCCCCGTGATTGGTTtggagaagaagcagaaggTAATCGATGAGATGGCGGCGGGGTCGAAACTGCAGCCGCACACGGTGAACTTCCTCAACATCCTGGTGGAGATGAAGCGGGTCGACATCATTAGGGAGATCGTCAAGGAGTTCGAGGCCGTCTACAACAGGCTAACGGACACCGAGCTAGCGGTCGTCACCTCCGTCGTCAAGCTTGAACCCCACCACCTCGCCCAGATTGCGCAGACGGTTCAGAGGCTCACTGGAAAGAAGAACGTGAGGATCAAGACGGCAATCGACCCGTCGTTAGTTGCCGGATTCACAGTGAGGTACGGGAGCTCTGGGTCGAAGCTCATCGACATGAGCGTCAGGAAGCAGCTCCAGGAGATCGCCGGGAATCTTGACGTCAAGGAGCTGGTGGGATCGCTGAAAGAATGA
- the LOC116261784 gene encoding protein gamma response 1, producing the protein MGLSSENCSPFDVFDSDEFPKYFSGLSTLLVATIQELKDRISQIEFIFCSQLFPNFQTELSKYRSLKERLCQAKKDAEADWKQKEDSLLLLIEDLRREKQEALDQIPQIQASFEQDKAVLVENFKAEKEKLLQVHEAEKNHLLSQAKGLQMNLDAAGFRELQQKVEEVDGGKEVQKKLQQQIKEEEEELKCRELNLNSIQSKLLNEQRTAELVLRKFKRLKKMYFNLRYQYEILISRSGFVAESELPCQEMEDEFGFLSNPTNSPYSNDGDSSTSASPCDENKVKDIQFVTKELENVKNSDKLGNPVAPCLSNKTSFHQPQKRPVRVRAEIPAGLKRSNISWRNTRSRQGPGGADPHDDFLDTPMEHIRENLKKVSSCNLHLKIPKEEVQGILVAPPEHTDADSEEETQETDPGPACPRQKTTAARGDGGGFKYVEPVRRKGDREFLKGFECKQCKKFYDALQQDGGIDSSNKIQCEHHDGVSRHRYRYLPPSTPDGFWNIGFDSDA; encoded by the exons ATGGGATTATCCTCAGAGAACTGTTCTCCTTTTGATGTTTTTGATTCTGATGAATTCCCCAAGTATTTCAGTGGCCTTAGCACGTTGCTGGTTGCTACTATTCAAGAGCTGAAAGATCGAATTTCTCAGATAGAATTCATTTTCTGCAGCCAATTGTTCCCTAATTTTCAAACTGAACTTAGCAAATATAGGAGCTTGAAGGAAAGGTTATGTCAGGCTAAGAAGGATGCAGAAGCTGACTGGAAGCAGAAAGAGGACTCTTTACTGCTGTTAATTGAGGATCTTAGAAGAGAAAAACAGGAGGCACTTGATCAGATTCCTCAGATCCAAGCGTCTTTTGAGCAAGATAAGGCAGTTTTAGTGGAAAATTTTAAGGCTGAGAAGGAAAAATTATTACAAGTACATGAAGCAGAGAAAAACCATTTATTATCCCAAGCAAAAGGTCTGCAGATGAATCTAGATGCTGCTGGGTTCAGAGAACTGCAGCAGAAGGTAGAAGAAGTTGATGGTGGAAAGGAAGTGCAGAAGAAACTACAGCAACAGatcaaagaggaagaagaggagttAAAATGCAGAGAACTGAATCTAAATAGTATCCAATCAAAGTTGTTAAATGAGCAGCGAACAGCAGAACTTGTTCTTCGTAAATTTAAACGATTGAAGAAGATGTACTTCAATTTAAGGTATCAGTATGAGATACTTATTAGCAGGTCTGGTTTTGTCGCTGAAAGTGAGCTCCCCTGCCAGGAAATGGAAGATGAATTTGGTTTTCTGTCCAACCCTACAAACTCACCTT ATTCTAATGATGGAGACTCTAGTACGAGTGCTAGTCCATGTGATGAAAACAAAGTGAAAGATATCCAATTTGTGACAAAAGAATTGGAAAACGTTAAAAATTCTGATAAATTGGGGAATCCTGTTGCCCCGTGTTTGAGCAACAAAACTTCTTTTCATCAACCACAGAAACGTCCAGTGAGAGTACGAGCAGAAATCCCTGCTGGTCTGAAGCGTTCCAACATATCATGGAGGAACACCCGATCTCGGCAAGGACCTGGAGGAGCTGATCCACATGATGACTTCCTTGACACACCAATGGAGCATATTCGGGAGAATCTGAAGAAAGTTTCTTCTTGTAACCTTCATCTGAAGATTCCAAAGGAAGAAGTCCAGGGAATTTTGGTGGCACCGCCAGAACACACGGATGCTGATTCAGAAGAGGAGACACAGGAAACAGATCCAGGTCCTGCTTGTCCCAGGCAGAAGACAACTGCTGCAAGAGGAGATGGTGGGGGTTTTAAGTATGTAGAACCAGTAAGGAGAAAAGGTGACCGTGAGTTCCTTAAAGGATTTGAGTGTAAGCAATGCAAGAAATTTTATGATGCTTTGCAACAGGATGGTGGAATTGATAGCAGTAACAAAATCCAATGTGAGCATCATGATGGTGTTTCACGACATAGGTATAGATATCTACCTCCTTCTACGCCGGATGGGTTCTGGAATATAGGGTTTGATTCAGATGCATGA